In Euphorbia lathyris chromosome 10, ddEupLath1.1, whole genome shotgun sequence, the DNA window TAGTACTTTGTTGTTCTGCATCGGGTTAAGATATTAGTTTGGCGGATCTGTCGAAATTTCTTACAAAATAAGAATGGGTTGCATAATAGAGGTATTATGAATGATAATACTTGTGATTTATGTAAGGGATCAACAAACACAAAGTGCATCTATTCATGGATTGTGACTATGCCACTCGATTATGTCATGGTTTGAGGCTGGATTATTACTTCCCATGAAGTGATTTCTTCATTGATTGGTTTGGGGGTTTCATAACGTCGCCACTATGAAAGAAGGTCAGATGCTTTGTATGGGGTTGTGGAAAATTTGTTGCTCATGCAATACTTGCTATTGGGAAGGTTCATTTcttcctctctccactcccgcTAAACTAAGTGGTGATTTCTTGCAAAAATTATATAAGGGTACGACATTGTCTTCCAAAGTGTCCCAAATTCGACGGCAAGAGAAATGGGTAGCTCCGGTTGCTATATATTAAGGTAAATTTCATACGTGGTGTATAACAAGGATAATCATTTATTACCTGCTCTGGTTGCTATATATTAGGATAATGATTTTCCCTGCTTAATGGATAATCATTTGTTACCGATGGGAGATTATTTGAATCAGGTAGGACTTTTATTTGGTTATCTCGGTTTGCTGCAAATATTGGCACAGTTGCTTGGAGAATTGTTTCAAGAAGGATAAAGCGATCTTTACTCCAAATATAGGTCTGCTTTCATCATCACagcctttctctctctcttgaaAATTCATGTAATGCATACACATCTTTAGTTGCTGAATCAAAAGAAAAGTTGTCCAAAAAATCTGAAAATAACACGAGAAAGAATGACATGCCTACAACTCAATCTGCATCCGAGTTTCTCCATCTGCATCAACATCCTCatttggggtaaatttcattcatggtgtacaacatttatcccatttcacactttggtgtacaacattcaatttgtctcactaatatatacgaacttataggtgacctcccaatTTCGTGTACATCAGGTAAAAATGATCGGTCAACTCCCAGTCAACGTGCCATGTCAACATTTTTTAACTCCTAAAAGAATAAAGTGTGGGACCACCAATTAAAATTACTAGTATACCCTTTTTCCACTAATTGAAAAGCCATAATTTCTTCCTTCTCCAAATTCTCTCTCTTTCACTCTCTTTCTAACTCTTTTCTCTATAATCTATTTCATACAACTTTGCCCAGATCTTAAACGACCCCAATGACTTTTCCAGGGAAGAAAATCTCTTTCTCacttctcttcttttctttcttattatgaattttgtgaaagtgcgattcctttttcttttttcactgATGTTGAAGAGATGAACCGAAGCATCTCATGGAAACTGATTGATTTTACAACATGAAGCTAAAACCCAAGACTGAGAACTGTACCAGGAAAagcaaagaagaaagaaagaagaagagagagtgTGTAAGAGAGAGAAGTGGAACTTCAACTAAGCGATGTGTTCGACAATATCTCCGATACGATAGTCTGAGCTTCTTATTAGAGTTATAAATAAGGAATTGGGCATGAAATTGGAgatgttaaaataaaaattaggaatttgaAGTGTTGAGAGGTAAGGTCCTCACCATAATTTTAAAATCGGATCTCAACGAACTCGTTAATGACacctttttaattatatatttttcttatcAGTTTCTATATATACATTTCATTCAAATCCTTTCTTCCTCCCTTTGTATAATCTTTAATCTGTGTTTAGTTTTTCTGAACGATTTGCTAGGATTTTGTACAATCTTTTTttgaaaattatacaattttctGGAAGAAGAAATAGAATCACTGAGATGAGCGGAGATGTTGAAAATACCTTAGTAAGCTACCACTGTTTCTCAGCCTCATTTGCCCAAAATTTTAATTCACTACTAATGAAAGAAATTTagagaggaggaagagagagaacgaaagttagagagagaagacattgaaaaaaatttatggagagagaagagaaagatgaaagagaaagaagaaaaatgaaGGAGAATTATTTAGGGGTAattggataaatatatatttagtggGTTccacttttcttaaagaatggGTTGAAAATGGATGATTTGTCAGTTTGACTGGCGTTGACCGATCATTTTAATCGGCTATACACCAAAGTGaaaggtcacctataagtttggacatattagtgagacaaattgaaggttgtacaccaaagtgtgaaatggggcaAATGTTATACactattgatgaaatttaccctcttCATTTGAGGCCCATGAACTTATCGATTTTTGTTTTAACTCTTGggtttttcttaattttggaAATCATACTTGAAAGGAAGGATTCGACAaaagttttgtttttaaattccAAAAATTGAGCAACGTGAATTGCACAAGGGGTCTTAGAAGAATTATGTTTCAGATATTTTTCTACTTAGAGAGAGatgagatagagagagatggCTTGGAGAGAGAAATAGAAAGATAAAGAGAGACGAAATGAAGGAAATAAGGGTATATAAGTAATCTGtcaattttttgactttttgattGGTCAAACTGCTGACATGGCACGTTGACCAAGCGTTCACCAGTCATTTTACCTACTGTACACCATAGTGTGCGGTCATCCGTAagatcgtacatattagtgtgacaaattgaaggttatacaccaaagtgtgaaatgagacaAAATTTGTACACCATTGATAAAATTTACCCAATTAATGATAGAAGTTCTAGTTTGAGTTGCTTCTTTTGGCGCGACTGTATAAGTTTATGGTTTATGAATTGTTGTGTAGAGAGGAGAGAAGAAAGTCCGGCGAAATCTTTTCTATTTGAgtcaattagagagagaaagtatttGCAGAAAATATTTGAAGGGGAGAAGTATATCTTTTCTATTTaggaagaaaattcataaaaggtattttagtaattttacatATGATGGGTCCATTTTTATTAATGGGTGGAATGAAAATGTTGAGGTGGCGCATTGACAAAGTTGATCgctcatttttacctgttgtacactatagtgggaggtcacccatAAGGTCGTACATTTTAGTGTGataaaatgaaggttgtacaccaaagtgtgaaatgaggaaATTGTTGTACCCCAtttatgaaatttacccttatatatTGATGGACCCTACCATATTCCTAGCAACTCTATCGGTTTGGGTGGCATTTTCCATAATCATGACGGGGTCTTTGTTTGAGCTTTCAGATTCCGAGAGGGGGAATCCTTCCTGTTAGGCATGAATATGACTACAATTAAACAGCatttttaattacattttatgtGCAAGAGAGGCAAAATATTCCGAAATATATGgacttataagtgttttatgcagattgTATTGATCAAGTCAAAATGGGCGATAACAcagcctgttttgcaacaaACCATGAGGAGTTGAGTGCCCTTTGATCCAACGGATTTTCGCTGTGTACCCGATGAAGGATAGCGACTAGACAAGTGACAGGTGCGGCGTGGCAGAAGTTGCAGGAGCAGAGTACGTAGGGAGGCAGGAAAGCAACATGATGAAAAGATGGAtcaccccttgagtgttcaagggtcaactTAAATTAATCATTCCCTAGTTTAATAGCTGTAGGAAAACAatcttattttgtaattttggtGCTTGGTTCGTTTTTCTTCCTTTATATAGACATAGTCGAGGGAAGGAAAAGGACCACCTTTTATTTTAGACAATCAGTTTTTGTTAGAATTTTTAAAGAGAGGCGAAGCTCTCTTAGGACGATGACGCCTCCAATGGAGGTCTGTGGAACTAACTCAGGATATTCACTCGTtaccatgagtgagtagtcattttgaatgggtttggccagttagggccggttatgtaagtctcctattatcttatttatgaatgaatggtgATATATTATGTTGTGCTTGATAAACTTTTAATTCCATTGCTTAAggcatgtatgttagtgttagatgcatgataggaaactgctttcatcttcacggaactatttatcaagcattcaaccccgaaacagagatgtgaggaggttgtatcaagggttttcttacaTAGAAATGctgtttcgatcgtaatgcaagaaagaaccaactttagggACACTTAAAgttgtagtaagtcttagaatcttaagaacacacgagagttgacttaagtgagcattaaagcagagaccttgacttcactttacgtcattcatgaataaatagggtgattagagactgaaagtaacctgttcTGCTGTGCTTGACCTGTTCTTCCTTTTTATCATTAAGTACTCTTTGAAATCAACTAAAGCTTTGATCTTGTTTATGTTTGAACACACACCTCTCAAATTAAAGAATTGACACACACCACACACCCTGTTCTACAAGGTATTTCTTGTAAACTTTGattctcaatccctgtggatacgatactagacttatcattttattacttgtatctaatgcacttgctagagtctatttTGAGGACAACACTTCCTCCAAGGCTGCCAGAGGCGTTAGGCCTCCATGATGCACTATTACTTATCATCGAGCACGACTTGTCGAATGTGGTGATCGAAATTGGATGCGTCAGAAGTAGATTAAGCAAGTCATTCATGCACCACAAACATGTCTGAATTTAGCTCTATCATTAGGTCTTGTCAGCTCTTTCTCTCTAGGTGTTCCAATGTGTATGTTACTTCTATTAAAATAGCCACCAATACGGTGGCTCACGTGCTTGCTGGTGCCGATGTGTCTTTTGACTGGTCTATTATTTGGCATTCTGAGTCTAGCATTATTATGACTCTAATGCATAATATTCTTaagttaataaaattataattagtaaGTTCTGAATGACATAATATGCTGGGAAAAAATTTCACCCCAAGTTTGTCTATCTATTAAGTGTTCAAATTAAATAATTCATAAGTAACTAATAAATaacttataaataataaatttaactGACCGATATTActgatatattttataaagcaaaaggagagaCTCAACCAGATCCTATGACTCGATGAAATATGACTCAACCAGATCCTAAAAGTTTCCCCCTTTGCTTTATAAAAATTCTCCCTTTTCTATCTAGCCGAAATCCATCATATATCTCAGACTATCCCTTGAAATCAGGCCACTTCGTACTTACTAAGTCAAGCCTTGATTTCAGGGATTGTGGAAAAATTCCAACATAGTCGACCGGCCACGATGCATAGCCGATCGAACCTCGTCAGAAACTTTGAatctttttaattaaattgtgaGGCATGCTGAATCATTGATGGTCGAACAACCACACATTATGACCCATCCCCCATGGTCTAAAACCTCTAACATTTATAAAAGAGACTCAAGTTTCAATCCATGATTCCGTAAGGCACGACGTGGGGTCCACCTGTAGCATACTAAACAACAGCAATATAATTTCATCACGAGGATCGAAAAAGTCTGTGCTCACAACACTCCTGTAAAGACAAACTTATAATTTGTTCCCGCCTTGTACAACTGGAGAGGAAGTGATAAAGATAAGTTCCATCCTAGTGTTTATATTTAAGAAGAATTGAATTACTTCTTAGTCAAGCAATAAGACTATTTGTACTAGATATAGTCATGTGTATCTTGTTGAGTTGAAAGCAATAATATTGAGATTATTAATCCTTAATCTTTCTAATAGTTGGATACCAAAAAAAAGTACTACAAGCCTCAAAGTTAGCTTTTATTTTAGTGGGTTGTCCCTAATTTCATGTGTAAGATTGATAGGTGTCTGTGGCAATAAGTTGAGATGTTTTCCTTCCAAAATTGCTTGATAATCATCAAAAAGTGCACTAGAATGTGTACTTAGTTTTTGTAAGTATACATAGCGGTCTGACTATGGTGGAAGGTACCATAGTAATAATTTTatgtagaaagaaagaaagaggtCCATTGCCTAAACGTTTTAGGGACCAAGACTGCAGTCCAACTAGTTGTTATAATTGGATTCACACATGCACCACTGTTCTATTACTGTTCAATATTAGAGCAACACCACAATCCTCAGTTTCAATTAATGGGTCAAACCACAAACTATGTTTCTGTGCATTCAACTATGGCTTTTTACACACAACTAATTTTAAAATGTACATATATACGCAACTAATTTAACTTGACAGCCTTCAGATCGTTCGCCACGTGTTTCTGAGAAGACTTTCGGATCCGTAATAAAGCTTTCATGGACGTTTCCTTTCCAAAAAGAAACTCCCATGTAGCTAGGTCGAAGACTCCTCACCATAAGGAGAAGAAATCCTAATGCACAAACGGTTCCTAGAAAACAAGGGGCGGATACAGGGACCGTCGAAACCGCCATGACCAGAGGTAGTTTTGGCCCCCTGTCTCCAGAAAATTTGAGACTGTGGTGGTTCGGCCCTCTATCTTCAAGAAATTTTGCCCAATTCTTTCTAAACCTGTTATaccctctctaaatccaaaattctaatttttatggtCTGTTAGGCCCTGCttaatccaaatttctaattttttttggtctaTTAGGCATTTcctaaatccgatttttttctattagatataattttttacatgttaaaaatcttaaacacaatgtagcttaattttgagaaattttatatTGGTACTTAAAAATTAGTTCTTGGTCACtcagattataacacgtataaatacaaaaaaaaaaaaataaacaagtttgatttagcaattttttttaacacatgCACGTGTAAAATCAGGACCAATCTGTATTCGCCACTATCCACATGGTACATTAGCTCAACAACTCACACTTAGTATTTACTCTTCAACCATATCTACTAACTTAGATATTGACATTGGAACGGATTCGCTAGACTCCAACCCATTTTGACCTTTGGTTCAGTGTTGCAGTTTTAATAAAAAAGATATATCCCGAAGTTCATAAACACATTATCAAGTTGTAATTCTTCTTCAATCCATTTAATCTCATAGATAGACTTGTAACAACAATTCTTTGGATTTACATTTACATTTACATTTGTGCTCATTAATTTACTGTTTGTGAcccaaaattataataaatgacttcaaaataattaaattcacATTCATACTCTAATGAATCATTATTACAAACAATATTCTCCACTAATCTTTCCTGAATTAcgaatttttttccttttaaacatctAGGTCGTAGAATAGGTTTATTATATCATCTTCCACACCTCTTAATTATTCCACCGAAAAATACCCTAATTACCGTTAGGTATTCAAACAAAATGTTATACATCGTTTTCAAAAATCTTATATAGATCCGCCACTGATATCCAACCAGTCAATTTTACTTGTATACATTTATTTCTCAACCACAATATTCTCCTATAAAATTATATACATTCATCTTTTAATTGACCAGATACTTCCAACAACAAAACTAGAAACTAAATCCAGGggattaataatttaacatgTGGACAAATATTTTCAGATTTTATAACTTAGAATTCAGAATTTATAATATAGTAACCAAAGAGGCATTTAAAGAAAGAtaaatctctagaaatgatgaCATGATTCCAATGTGTGCAGGTACAGGTAAGCATAGGACAATCTCCACTTTCCCGCTAAACAggtaacaacaacaacaaccgATAGATCAGgacattaaaataaacaaaacccaaataATAGCTCTCATTCTATTACTATAATACCAACATTTCTAATTAATCTCGGAGAAACTCAGTAACAATATCCAAACTCGGCCCCAAAACAAGACTCTTCCATGCCTCCTCCGCCTCCTCTCCGCTATACTCCGCCGCACAAGTTGCATCAATTCTGTGTATTTTCCACCCTAATTCACTCCCCATCCCCCTAATCTTCCCCAGCTGCGCATCCACCAGCCTGCACGTATTCTCCTTTATCCTCGAAATTGCACCGTCTAGTAACATTTTCTTCGTCATTTCATCCGCATTCGACTTCTCTGCGTAAAGAAACAAGTCCATTTCGGGCACCCCAATGGATCTCCACACCCCCCGGGTGTAATCAGACCCCGGTGCAACCATTGACCGTACTTCCTCCACGAGTCCCGCTGCCACCATATCATCAACTCTTTTCTCTACCCTCTTGTACAAAACCCCCAAATCAACATCCACCCATAAAAACAATGTCTCGAAGTTGTCGCGAAAACTGTACGAAGGATTCTCGACGAGTTCTTTTATGTAGTTGTTGGATCCTCCGACGATAATGGGGACGCGCCCGTTTTGTTTTATGATCCGGTCCATTGCTGTCTGAACATGTGTGCAGAAATCTGAAACGGTGAAATCCGCTTCGGGTTCTAGAAATCCTAGTAAATGATGAGGGATTCCGTTTTGTTCGTCCTCTTTTATTTTGTTCGTCACTATATCTAGCCCTTTGTATACTTGCATTTTGTCGCTATTGATGATTTCCGCTTCGATGTTCGTCGCTAAATCTACTGACAGTTTGGATTTTCCGGTTGCTGTTGCACCCATTATAAATACAGTCTTTTTCTTCGTGATCTCGGCTTCATTTGCACCGGTTCCTTTCAAAATCTTCCCAATACTATACACAAAATTACACttttttatgtaaatcaacattttttaattaatcataTAATATAaagtaaaatatttataaaattataaatacctTTCACTTTTCAGTTGAAGTTCTGATAATGATGATTGCCTCTCCAACCTATTcagtcaaaatatatatatttttttaaatatgcaCAATGAATTTGTTAGCACTCTTTTTCGGGTTTTTTTAACGAGGCtaacttcaaaaaaaataaaactatatattaaaattaatacttACACCGGAGAGCGAGCGGATCGAAATTGAGAAGCCATAATTCTGCATCTGAATCTCTTCATTGATGCAGGAACAAGTAATGGTCTTGTGGTAACCATTGAAGAAAGTGCAAATTCCATTTTGATGAAATAAAAAAGATTTGGACTGAACTTAAAATATAGCCTGAGAATGCAAATTCAAACTACAAAAGTTagcaaatttatttatttttatttaatatgaaCTGAATATAAATCAATGTTGATTTCTCTACTGATATATGAAATTATATTAAACAACTGTATGATAGTTATAATATGTAGAAAAGAGTGTGGCTACTGGACATCCAAACACCTACATATGAGGATCATTTAAATTTGctaaaaatacaatttttttttttccagaagAACCTTGAGGAGATGGTAATTAAAACTCCCACTTCCATTAAAAAGATTTAAACCACTCAAATTGCagaaaataaacataaaattaaaatgattcTAAAAATTCAGAGAgtgataaataataaaatggAAGAGAAAGAACACCTTCTGGGGGCTTGAAGAAAAGGGGAAAAGGAGGAGAAAAGGTCTGGAAACTGAAATTGAGAACGAGAGAGTGGCAATATTTATAGCAGTGTTCAACAAAATCTGGCCATTGATGCTTTCAATCTCAACATGGAAAGTCTGAAATTCAGATTTCTTATATGGTATTCAGTTGTCTTTTTTTCctaatttctctttttttttttcaattttcttttttgaaCCGTTGTTTCAAAATTAACTGAATTGTGCACAGTATTTGAAAAACGaatttctaattaattttttttatatttgtttatatgaaatatttataaaatttttaTCTAACttgtaatatattttaatataacaTATTCTATAAAAATTTCTACATGCATAACATTTAAGGtaaattattttgaattttggttgagaatatatatatatatatatataaacgcaTTAATTTTAACCTTGTTGAATTATACGAGCGTCATTATTAAACTAAGTGATATTCATCTCAGTGATATACAATTAGAAGTTATTACGAACATTGATGAGAAAATTTGTTTTTTGTTACGGTTAGCTACTTGATGTGGCAATGGCTAAATGCTGACTTTAAGCATGATTCTGTAATCATACTTAAGCTATAAATATATAACTAAACCTGAACTTTAATCATAATTCAATAAGATGAATTTACTCTCgattttctttatgttttaatttaacttcaTCGTATCAGAGTTTTAGGatgttattatattttttattggtcATCAGTGGTGAAGCTAAGCTATCTCTATGCGTTTCAAATCGGAACATGAGGATATTGTTAGTAATAAACGATTCATAAAGAGaacaaaacagaaataaaataatagatacaatgttaatataataaaaattcaaaaacatttttaacctTCGAGAAGAATAGTATAAGGGACTATTGAGGCCTGTTACGAAAGTAGTCTCCTTAAAAGAGAATTTTCCCTCCAAGTATCAAGCGGCTCCCAAGATACAACATCAACAACGTAGAGCAAACTCTACTTTGTGCAAAAGAGCTACTACTTGAACAAAAAGAACCGAAAGCATAAGAACATCAAAAAGTGCAGGAAGCATGAACAAAATTTTCAAGAGAAAAAGTTTGTCTTTTATTAAAATCTATTTTCAAAATGCAAAGAAATTTCATTTATATAAAgcttttggaaaaattaaacgTCTTACATTAATTCATCGATTAAATACaacttaattttattataataacAACTAAAACATCTTAACATTAATTCATCATCATTTAAACATgaattaaaattgttattaACCGTGACCAAGATACAATAGAAGTCTGAGTTAAACTCCATCCGCGTGTGTCAAATTATTATTGAAAAACTAAGAAATAGTACGAACAAATCGAAACATAAGTTCAAGGAGCTGAACGAAATTTGTCAGGGATAATAAATTTCAGATGAATTGTATATGTTGCGAATGTGGAAACATTTTTCCCTTAGTTAATTCAAGAACTAATTCACTCATTGAAGAATTAACCTTTCTGAATTAATTCACGTTAATAACAATTCAAACCAGTGTAACCACTAAAATATATGAATTAATAATGAACATTAAAAATCACAGTTTAAATGTCTTTACTCATCTACCCAACCATTAAGTGGTTCACTTTGAGCTTAATTTCTTATTCATTATTTATCCATTTTGGCTTTCAAAACTTTTTATCCATTTTGAACTTATAATATACTGTTAAAAAGATCTCATGAAATTTATCCATGGACATACTACAAGTTATTCAAAACTTCGtctatcaattaaatatttaagcCCCAAGttgataaataataacaaattaaattattattattttcaataatCCACCACATGAAATGAAATTTGAAGCGAAAAGAATTTGATGTGATGATAACTCTCTACATTCGATATTTTGCATATGATAGGTAGACAACAATATTTGAATCTTTCCTTGTGGAATTATAATTACTTTACTCATTGATTAATATACGTGATGTTCTTGAATTATTCTACCATATgtggaaattataaatattccATAAAAATGCCAACATAACACGATTTTTAGCTCTCTGCAAGTGTTTTTGGGAACTAAACCTCGTTAGTCTCTTTTGAAGTCACCCAACTTCACTCTTATATAGGTGATTTATTTTGCTTAATATTATAATGCACAAAGAATTACTAAAAGAATAACTTAACATTTTCCGTCTTATATCTTTATTTACATCATAGGAATGGACTAGGACTAACCCGCACAGTGACCTCATAAAATTTATTCAATTGGGTTATCCCTCTGAATCTAGATATTAAGAtctctaataaaaaaaagggttaGGGTTTCCTTCACATAAAACCTCAACCCTGCTTTTCGGGGATACTAAAGATGCTTTCTGTTTTAAAGCAAGAACCTTCGACTATCTCTGACATTAACGAGCGGGTCTTCGGGTCTGAAATTTTTTcctaaaatagaaataaaaagatagATAGAGAAATATTTGTAATAAAGTGTAATATTGTtggttaataataaaaatttccattttatttattattcgttcgtattttaattattttatcggTTCTTATTGTAAATAGCCATTTTTTTAGAAATGCATTACATTTCAAGgtgtcttctatgcttactttgttttataCAAAGTAagaagtaagcatagcctaacccacATTTCAATTATAAAGGGTGTAGTTATATgcagccccaaattcccacccccagccccgtgaaaggacaaaaatgtcctttcatgggttttgggggtgaaaagctatttttttgccttttcgtcacgcgggcgtgtggctatcacgcctcaccgcgtggtcgggcgtgatagtcACACGCCCGCCCGCACGGTGAGGCATGATAGCCACACGTCCGCGTGACGgaaaggcaaaaaaaatagtccgttaaacccgtaaatacctaTTACCAGCTCAAACTAcacaattgtacttaaaacctatAAATATCATACAGTTTTAACTAAAATCagtaataataatataagtttatgaataaatattattaattacaacacataaaactaatataatctagtccaagccactctcctttcagcgta includes these proteins:
- the LOC136208088 gene encoding adenylate isopentenyltransferase 5, chloroplastic-like, with product MEFALSSMVTTRPLLVPASMKRFRCRIMASQFRSARSPVLERQSSLSELQLKSESIGKILKGTGANEAEITKKKTVFIMGATATGKSKLSVDLATNIEAEIINSDKMQVYKGLDIVTNKIKEDEQNGIPHHLLGFLEPEADFTVSDFCTHVQTAMDRIIKQNGRVPIIVGGSNNYIKELVENPSYSFRDNFETLFLWVDVDLGVLYKRVEKRVDDMVAAGLVEEVRSMVAPGSDYTRGVWRSIGVPEMDLFLYAEKSNADEMTKKMLLDGAISRIKENTCRLVDAQLGKIRGMGSELGWKIHRIDATCAAEYSGEEAEEAWKSLVLGPSLDIVTEFLRD